One Paramisgurnus dabryanus chromosome 8, PD_genome_1.1, whole genome shotgun sequence DNA window includes the following coding sequences:
- the lpar6a gene encoding lysophosphatidic acid receptor 6a, with protein sequence MYNATSQMEISNHSSPLQLSNWTVCQKNDGFKYPLYSIVFSIVFMVGLITNVAAMYIFTCSLKLRNETTTYMMNLVVSDLLFVLTLPLRVFYFIQQNWPFGSLLCKLSVSLFYTNMYGSILFLTCISVDRFLAIVYPFRSRGLRTKRNARIVCAAVWVLVLCGSLPTGFMLNSTTSRNNTISCFENFSSKQWKSHLSKVVIFITTVGFLIPLILNVICSAMVLQTLRRPQAISRGGRLNKKKILRMIIVHLSIFCFCFIPYNVNLVFYSLVRTNTLKGCGVESVIRAIYPIALCISVSNCCFDPIVYYFTSETIQNSIKRKSQTGRSIDVKFSEALQSETSSTLQFSLRSIKNKMFHNESNV encoded by the coding sequence ATGTATAACGCAACTTCCCAGATGGAAATTTCCAACCACTCCAGCCCTTTGCAGCTGAGCAACTGGACCGTTTGCCAAAAGAACGACGGTTTTAAATATCCCCTCTATAGTATAGTGTTTAGTATTGTCTTCATGGTGGGACTCATCACAAATGTGGCAGCCATGTACATTTTCACATGTTCCCTGAAACTTAGGAACGAGACCACCACGTATATGATGAACCTGGTTGTATCAGACTTGTTGTTCGTTCTCACGCTGCCCTTGAGGGTCTTTTATTTCATCCAACAGAACTGGCCGTTCGGTAGCCTGCTTTGCAAGCTCTCTGTCTCGCTATTTTACACCAACATGTACGGGAGCATCTTGTTTTTAACGTGCATCAGCGTGGACCGCTTTCTTGCCATCGTCTACCCTTTCCGTTCGAGGGGACTCCGAACCAAGCGCAACGCCAGAATTGTGTGCGCTGCCGTTTGGGTCCTGGTTCTGTGCGGAAGTCTTCCGACGGGATTCATGCTAAACAGCACCACTTCCCGAAACAACACCATATCCTGCTTTGAGAACTTCTCTTCAAAACAATGGAAGAGTCATCTTTCCAAAGTGGTGATCTTTATTACGACCGTGGGGTTCCTTATACCCCTGATCTTAAATGTGATCTGCTCCGCGATGGTGCTTCAGACTTTAAGGAGGCCACAGGCCATCAGTCGAGGAGGGAGATTGAACAAAAAGAAGATCTTGCGGATGATCATCGTCCACCTGTCCATCTTCTGCTTTTGCTTCATACCTTACAACGTCAACCTGGTTTTCTACTCCCTGGTGCGGACGAACACCTTAAAGGGGTGCGGGGTGGAATCGGTGATCCGGGCCATCTATCCCATCGCTTTGTGCATTTCGGTGTCCAACTGCTGCTTCGATCCCATCGTCTACTACTTTACGTCCGAGACGATACAAAACTCCATTAAGAGGAAGTCGCAGACGGGCCGCTCGATTGACGTGAAGTTCTCCGAGGCCTTGCAGTCGGAGACGAGCTCCACCCTTCAGTTCAGCCTGAGGTCTATTAAGAACAAGATGTTCCATAATGAGTCCAATGTATGA